In the genome of Phoenix dactylifera cultivar Barhee BC4 unplaced genomic scaffold, palm_55x_up_171113_PBpolish2nd_filt_p 000328F, whole genome shotgun sequence, the window TATGCTAAAAAATGTACATAAGACAATTAGTTCTTTATTTAACATGATAAATGGAAGGAGGATAAGCAGCTACATTAAGAAGTTGGTGGTAGTGGGTATGAAAgttgataaaaagaaaaagatttttcttTATATTAGTTATTCATGTATCTAGCTCTTCGTAATAGTTGTCAAAGACAAGAACATAGAACCTGAGAATTTACATTTTAGGTGAATGACTAAAAATGTTTCAGAGGAACTAGAAAATGTATCTTACAAAAAGCAAGTGAATGAGTCTGCATGTTTAAAaggaaaatgaaaaagattCAGGTAAACCTACTAGACTAACTTCACATTGATGCTCGTATTGATATTGCTCAACAATCTTTAGTAAGTCATCAACTAATAATCAAAAGTAACAAAAGTTCATGAGGAGGATTCAGTATATTATAAAGAATAACTCGGCATTAATTTTTGAGAAAGAGGCAAAAAAACAGCCATATGGCCCACCATCCAGGCTTCGTTTCAAATTAAGGGTTTtagttcctttatttttttcagtGGACAAATATGAAAAAATCTTATTACATGATATACTTGCAAAGTTCAGTATCTATTTCAAGGCTAATAacctaaaattttataaatacaaaTGAATTTCACTTCAAtatgaaagagtattaaaatatcataaagaaaattttagtgATTATTCACGaatgaggaaaaaaaatatactgACATTGAATATGTCCTCATACAATGACAAATTGTTTTACATTTGTTTATCTATGTAACTAAATCAGATAGTGCTTACATAAATAGAATGGGAGGTCTGGTCGAGCAACAACTTTCATGAGAAGATGCATCAAGCTTTCAATTTTCTCCGATGGTTGAAACTTTGCCTCAAGAATGTAATTATCAGGGAAGCGAACCCTAATTACAGCCTACACAAAcataaatagaaagaaaattaatttgaaAAATCATAAATTACACATTGGCAAACCAAGTCCACCATCTAGAAGGAAATATGCCAAATGATCCAAATTTGCAAATCTGCCTTGCTATTAGCATATGATCTATTTAGTTAATTAACATGGTCTAAAACATAATTGTTGGTGCAAAATGACTTCTATACAATCCACATCACTAGATAAGTGGGGAAAAAACTATTTAACCAAACTGGTTGTGGTCAGTCCAGCACGAAGAGCTAGCTTTCCAGACTGCTATCCCCTAGATGTTGAACCAACTCGAATCAATTGTAGGCTAGGCTTAGCTGCTCCATCAACAGGTGTGCTCAAATGCAGACCTCATCACTGACCCCACAGTGCCTTGTGGCTAAGATCCATCTCCTGgagcaccaccaccaccaccaccaccaagaCATTGCCCTCCAAATGATTGCTCTAGCAAGATCTTCACCATTTATGCTggcaatttttcaaccaagagcCCATCAGAGAGGTTCTCATCACTAGCACTGAAGAAGTAGAGATTTCGGAAGGGTCCTAGACCTAAGATCTTGCTAGTGAGGTTGTTCAATTGGAGCTCCGACCACTAGAGCAAGGAGCGCTGTCGAGCATGGTGAGCTCAGGTCGAAGAGGAAGTTGTTATAGAGTTCCTTGAGGGCAGAGGCAAAGGGCAAGGATGGGGATCTCATTGGAGGAGGCATCGTGAGAGAGGATAATGATGGAGACATGGGCGAGACCGGTAGGGAATGGTTGGGGGTGCAAGGTCGGCAAGGCAGTTGTTGGTTGAGGGGCTCAACAAAAGAGAGGGCCCGAACTGAGGGAGAAAGGGAGTCGGAGTAGCCAGCCAAGTCAAAATCAAGCTCAATCACACAAAGGAGGCCCCCAATGTTGCAAGTGTCAATTGAAGGCTGCTAATGTTGAAAATGTCACAGTGGAGTCTGCAAGTAAAGCGGGGGCCAAAGGCGGCATCATATTTTCTTATAGCCTATATAGACTTCATAAGTGGGGGAAAAACTCTCTAATTATTGAAGGGTAAAATAGTCAAATAGCCACTTACCATTAAGTTTCGAACCATCATTGCATCGAAGTTAAGTAGAACTGCACACAAGTTAACTAGAAGTGCAGATTTGCATGTTTTTCATCATTTTGTGATATAAATGGAATTTCGAGTTTTCAAGCAACAAACATGCAAATAAGCATTTTTGAGAGGATATATAGAAAAGATACACGTACAAATAGTGGAAAACTTTTCTtgtaaaaaaatttctaaaaagcACAATTTATACGCCTCCATCATTATCAAGTGGAACAAACATATTAGCCCTAGTGATGTCACTTATTTCAATAATCCCCATCTCATAAAATTAATCTACAGAGAGTTGTTTGTTACTGCCATCTAGAAATAGCAAAACTCGATTCTGATGCATTTTTATATGAATTGCAACAAATTTCAAGTTCACATGAGGCATACGAAGGCTGTATGCAAACCTAGTAATTGATTTAGATAGCTTTGCTCCATGCTTCAAAATCATTCAGAAGTCCCGAAGGCCTGTAGAGTGGGGGTGATTGTTGCGGTatctattgatgctaaagacattGATCTTCCATTCAAAACACTTCCTCTTTAATTGTTCTCCATCTCAAATTATGTTTCTGACAATCTACAATGAGTATGAAGATAGAAAATAAGTAGCTTCATAAATATAAGACATATTCAAGACTTTTGATTCAAATGAATCTTCCTCAGAGTTCACAACTGTTCTGTGATCGTATTCTTAAAATTCATTCTCCTTTTGTTGTTATGTTCTATTAAATCAGTCATCTGTTTCACTTCTCCAATAAGTAGGATTGAGCAACTTCACTAAAAATATTCACCTGGCATTGGCTCCAAAGGTCCCTTTGTTCATTTTCATCCTCATACCGAGCAATTAAAGTTGTTATATAAACTTGATATTCCATATCGAATACTTCAGTCCACCACCACTTTTCTTAACAAGACTCATTATTCAAGGGCTAAACATCTGAAATCATCTTGAATACAAAGTCTCGATTTCCAGTGCATGATTATGTTGACGAGGATGCCATTTATAAAGCTAGCCCTTTTTATTAATAAGGGTGTATTTATGTTTTAAAAGATACAAAATCCTGGGAAACAAAAGGCACATGCAGAAATGAGCTGGAGAAGCAATATAAATTTCAGGAAAATATGACAAAAGTTAGGCAGTATAAGCTAGTGTTAAttgacaaagaaagaaagaagaaacataATTGGGATACTCATCTTTTACAAGTCCTTGTATGGACAAGTACCTTAGTGATCCTTGCCCTGCGGGCTGCTGCCTCTGCTTCCCGCATTTTACGGGTCTTTAGAATTTGGGATTGGGCTGTTCAAAGTTTTTTTTACCATGAACACCATATATTGAAGATGGTAGAACTAAATGAGCAAAAACAAAATTGATTTCCAATATGCAAGCAGTACAGAGATAGTGCTAAAGAGTCCTAAGAAAAATTTATGGATTGTAGCATCATGTTCTAATCCATAAAGACAAGCCAAATTCAGTAGATTATGAAAACTTCAAAACTACTGCTTAGAGTAGAAATCTAGCGCCAAATTACAGCCAAAGTAACCTTTCAGTGTCAACATTACCTCGTATTCTGTCTGACATGATTCGATAATAATCTTCAGGAGTAAGATCATAGAAATGGTCCGGTTCCTCTGCACAGACAATCAACAGTTAATATCATGCACACAATGTAAAGGTGCAATTCTTAAAATTGTTAATAATATGATATCCCTTATAATAAAATGAAAAACAGTTGAAAACATATTCCCACAGACATGATGCAAAAACAATTCACCGGCTCCAAAATGCACAAGATAGTTTTGATTCTTTCAAATCAGATATGACTCTATCTGGGGAAAAACTGGAACAAACACTATACAAGGtttgaatatgatactaaaaAAGGTAGATACCACTTGAAGAAGCAGATATTTCTTTCGATGCTGCAGAATTTGCTGAGTTTGTGAATATGCGTATCTCATGACCAAGTTCTTCTGCCACAGCCAAAAGTTTGGCCTGAAAGTAATCCAATAGGAAGTTACAATCATTAGATATTCTCAAAGAATCAAGGAACCATGAGTAATTACACCAATGCACAGACATCACAATAAACATTCAAAATATAAATGCAAATCTGACAGAGGTTTACCAATGAAAGTTAAAAGTGACATAAGATGCCCTGTTTGCATTTGAGAATTATCAAATTAACACTCCTAAGAGCAACACACGGTTTAAAACTTCTGAGTCACGTGGAGGCTCAAATGTATATGGaagtaaaaaaaatgattttattgACTGGGCAAGAAAAACTGGACGGGGCCAAACATGCCACCAAGAAAATGAACAGAGATCCTTGCTTGCATCCACCAAGATATCATCAAGTTCTCTATGCAGGGGTTATTTGTTATCATAAactagcagcagcagcagactaTGGGCTCAATTTGATTGCTCAGCCCACCTTCCTTCTAACATGAATATCTCAGCCAGAAACTAAGTTAAAATCAAATAATGTCTATCCAGAAAGTAAGCAAAAATACCCTAAAGATTCCCATCAATCTGTCGATTCTTCTAGATTTTAGCAGCAGCACAACCGTAGCTCGTTTCTCTACCCTATAACTCATAAATACAAGTGAAGAACGCGTGATTTCAAAGCCAAACTCAGAAAAACGTCGAAGTAGAATCTAGAAAACAAATAGATCGATCTCAAGGTTCAAGAAAGAACGATTGATTCGAGAGAGATGAAGAAGGGGAGAGAAGACCTTGGCTTGCTCTGCCTCCATGGATCGATCTCAGGAGATTCTTCTCGGTTAAAGGGGATCGAAGGTCCGGGGGTTCCCTGGTTTAAAAGAAGTAGAATGGTTTCTTGGCATAATCCGCGACGGCACGAGACTTAAAGTAATGATAAAAACCAGGGGAGCCCTCATAGTTTCAGGGATGCTTTCCAACAAAGTTACGGGTCACGGGCCAGGCTGAGGTCGGCATCCATACTCAAGTTATAGGGATGATAGATCCAAACCCGGATCTAAACCAAATTAAAATTCTATTCCCATTTTTAAcacttaaatatatatatatatattttgtaaatatgatttgttacatattttatttttttgaaaaccattatTTGTATACATGCATCCTTCAAATCTCTCTTGTTTTGCATGAACACCCTTGTTTTGGTCAATGCTTAAAGCCATCTTTATGACCATCACATGCCCATGGCCGCCATGTTACTGAATATTGATGCCATCGACTCAACAATCCGGTCTTCATACGCTTCTGATGAAGATGTGTTGATGGGTGCCAATAGTGCTTAACATTTTTCCATAgtgaggaagaaaaaggaaagaatggattttggagaagagaaaagaaaagagaagagatgttggaagaaagaggaagaactaGGGCTTGGATAACTACTGCTAGTCCAGCTAACAAGCACCGAGCAATGCCATCCATTTGGTACCAAATTGGCATGAAAATAGGCCCAAATGATGAGCTCAAAAccattttctcaatttttttccttttttcgttGTCTTAAAAAATATAACTCTAATATAACCTCATTAAGCTTGGTAACTAAGATTCAACAAGGCCTAAGATGTTGTTATTTaccaaatttgatcctaaaaggCTCAATTCCAAGGTTGGAAATGGGGAAGCAATGGAGAGGAACGATAAAGGTGGCTCGACTATAGCTTAAAGCTCCAAGGTGTCCTCAGAGGTATGATGACATCTTCGAGATCaatgataaattaattacaCGAGAAACTTGATGTGCGTAAGCCACTTTCAAACTAGAGCCCTATACTGAAGGGTAGGGAAggggggtgtgtgtgtgtgtgtgtgtgtgagagagagagagagagagagagaggtataTTATTCTCTATGATCATTAGACTCTCAAACCTTATAATGGCTCATAGTCCGATCACAATAAGGATTGCCAAATAGATTGCTAACTTTAAGTCTATCTTCCTTCGGGGGTGTATGGAGCCAAGCGACCTACTTGGACAACAATAAAGAAGGATTAATTTATATCGTTTGTTGATTAGGTTTAACAAGATAAGATCTAAAACATGTTTTTTGCTAATTTGCTCTTACTTTGCACTACCGTAATATTTCAAAACATATAGTTTGACTAAACTTATGCAAAAGTTATCAGTCACACTTTGGGGCAAATTGACTGaggattttaataaaaatattatttataagaagaaaaaatttagTTATAATCATTTTTGTTAGCATGATCATTAACACATATAGATGCAATTTTCTTCTATTAtttccaaaaaaattatttatcctACATATTTACTTTCTTACAAAATGCaatctttttaaaaaatttagggAAACCATGTTTATCTATATCCTCTACATCAAAGTATTATATGGACGTACAAATTCGAGAAATTGTTGAGTACCCAGACAGGTCACTGTTCAAAATATTTGTTAATCAAATTTAGCTGATAATGACATTATATATTATCATCCGAGCATACACACAAATTAATGCACAATCTGCAAACATCGATGAGTTCGATTACATTTACAGTATAGGAACAATAAATTATTCTGGATCCTTAGCAAGAAGCAACCaccaatagaaaaaaaaattaaagatttgctgaaattaaatccGAATGAATTTCAtgtatgataaaaaaaataaatatggttttcatCATTATTCTCTAGCATCATCTTTCTTGCTATTACAATAgtgattaatattttgaatatcagGTAATTTGATTTCGGTGTTATCGTGTTGTAACAATAACTTTCTAAAAAAACGTGCattttaaagaacatttttcatAGGAGATAAAATTTATGTGTAAAGCAACTTTAAAAGCTATAGCCATTGAAGTGCAGCGAAAATTAATAGTCATAATTTTTGGTGTAGCTAATGCGGGAAAAATGATTAGCCTCTAATGCCATGGTAAAATTATAGcattttctcttctttgcctcttttttgtcaaaaaaaattatactcatggtatcaaattaaagtaacaatTATCTTTCAAAGGTTTTGAAGGTACCAATTGAATGTAATCATTATGGATGAAATTGGTGTTGCAAACTTTATTATATTCGGTACATTGGCTCAACAACTAATTGGTGTTCCAGCTCTGAATCTTACAACAGATGTAAGATCCAATAGATTCGCTCTTCCTTCTATTATTTAGAAAATTTGTAATATTGTTGACAAAATTTAGCACTAACAATGTCAATTTCAAGATGACAAAAATTATTCAATCGGATGAGCCGCAATTAGCCAATTTATGCCAAAGTTCTCGTATTGGCCCTTTTTCGGCAAATTTTTCCAATCTGTCCTAtcaactccaaaaaaaaaacatgtgagtactgaactatttttttttgtaagaagACACCTGCAGAAACATCCTCGACAATAATTTCTTACCCtaaatttttattgaaaaaatatatagtaaaaatcaatcatatttttaataatatgcGCAGACCTACTCCAAAAAGATCATGTATGAGTTGCCCTCGGTACTCTgaggtattttatttttgattttatttggtGCATCCGTACACGTTTGGTATGATCCATCCGCCTTagcagcaaaaaaaataattatgcaaaAGGTAAAGCAACTTTAGataaaaatatttcattatcattatttttttagtcTTCTCTTTCTTATTATCCAGCTCAAGCATAGAAGCCAAGAGAGACAAGATATTAAATAATCataagttttatttatttctacctaactgctattttttaaaattttaatctatacatatatatatatatgtatatatatgtgtatatatatagatatgtatatgtatatatatgtgtatatatatatatatatatgtatatgtatatatatgcgtatatatatatgcacacgcacatatacatatatatatatatatacacacacacatatacatatataaatacatatgtatatgtatatatatatatatgtatatacatatatatatatatatatatatgtatgtatatgtatatgtatttgtatatatatgtatatgtatatgtatatgtatatatgtatatgtatatgtacatatacaaacatatatatacatatatacatatatatatatatacacacatatatatatatacacatatatacatacatacatacatacatatatatatatatatacatacatacatatatatatatatatatatatatatatatatatatatatatatatatatctatacacatatacacacacacacacacacacacacacacacacacaccacacacacacacacacacatatatatatatatatatgtacatatatatatatgtatacatatatatgtatatgtatgtatatacatatatacatatatatgtatgtacatatataggtatatatgtatatacatacatatacatatctatgtatacatacatatacatatatatatacatatatatgtatacatacatatatatgtatgtatacatatatatgtatatatacgtatatatatatatatagacacacacacacacatacacacatatacgtatatatatatatatatagatatatatatatatacatatacatatatgtatatgtatacatatacatatatatatatatgtatatgtgtatatatatatgtatatgtatatgtatgtatatacatatatatgtatatgtatatacatacatatatatgtatatgtatatacatacatatatatgtatatgtatgtatatatttatatatgtatgtagatatacatatgtacatatgtatatacatatgtatatacatatgtatatatatgtgtatatatgtatatacatatgtatatatatgtatatatgtatatacatatgtttatatatatatatgtatatccgtTAATCAGTGCAAGACCTACTTGAGGCACTTGAGGGGTTTCAGACCTAAGAAATTCAGGGAAGGGGGATACGGTACGGGGTACAACCGGCAATTCGTGAAAGCACTCAACTGATGAAAAGGGGGCGAGAGGGGATGACATCAAAGATACCGGAGATGGGAATGATCGAGATTCGAGGAtcagatatatatgtatatacatatgtatgtatacatacatatgtatatacatatgtatgtatatatatgtatatgtatatacatatgtgtgtgtgtatatgtatatacatatgtgtatatatatatatatatatatatatatatatatatatatatatatatatatatatatatatatatatgcatatatgtatctagatatgtgtgtatatatatatatatatatcacaacCCAATGCGTAACATGACTCCTTTGGTTGGCTTCatgatgtatgtatatatacatattcatttatatatatatatatatatatatatatatatatatatatatatatatatatatatatatatatatatatatatatcacaacCCAATGCGTAACATGACTCCTTTGGTTGGCTTCATGTAGCTTCAACGCTTATTTTGCCTATGAAGTCCAGAATCTC includes:
- the LOC120105626 gene encoding plant UBX domain-containing protein 1-like isoform X1 → MEAEQAKAKLLAVAEELGHEIRIFTNSANSAASKEISASSSEEPDHFYDLTPEDYYRIMSDRIRAQSQILKTRKMREAEAAARRARITKAVIRVRFPDNYILEAKFQPSEKIESLMHLLMKVVARPDLPFYLYTTPPKERIKDTSKDFYSAGFAPGAIVYFSYDLPKDKESDSAVAKTGPYLRDDILSLNGLDFTSEKADPVTSEPEPPAVGTSPAVPDPKPPEKKPAKPKWLKL
- the LOC120105626 gene encoding plant UBX domain-containing protein 1-like isoform X2: MEAEQAKAKLLAVAEELGHEIRIFTNSANSAASKEISASSSEEPDHFYDLTPEDYYRIMSDRIRAQSQILKTRKMREAEAAARRARITKAVIRVRFPDNYILEAKFQPSEKIESLMHLLMKVVARPDLPFYLYTTPPKERIKDTSKDFYSAGFAPGAIVYFSYDLPKGVAGWPQTGL